Proteins encoded in a region of the Desulfovibrio desulfuricans genome:
- a CDS encoding winged helix-turn-helix transcriptional regulator, with translation MEDWDAMLKLSKELCEGLTNDDDGLKREILTHAGNRWSLGVVHILGTSGPLRHGEIRRHFGEITQRMLTRTLRQLERDGLIVRHDYHEKPLRVVYEITSLGKEMLIQIMPVWHWIITSSDRFREARSRYESQRG, from the coding sequence TGTGTGAAGGGCTAACCAATGACGATGATGGTCTGAAACGAGAAATACTTACACACGCGGGGAACCGATGGTCATTGGGGGTGGTGCACATCTTGGGAACCTCTGGCCCCCTGCGGCATGGAGAAATCCGTCGCCATTTTGGCGAAATCACACAGAGAATGTTGACGCGCACGCTACGTCAACTGGAGCGGGACGGCCTTATCGTCCGGCACGATTACCATGAGAAGCCGCTCCGAGTTGTTTACGAAATTACAAGCCTGGGCAAAGAAATGCTTATTCAGATAATGCCGGTATGGCACTGGATTATTACATCATCTGACCGTTTTCGCGAGGCAAGATCTCGATATGAAAGCCAGCGAGGTTGA